The DNA region AAGAGCTGACCCAGCTCATGGACAGTGCGGTTTTTTCAGCCGGTGAGAAGGACCCGGTATAAGGGCCGTTACCACGCCTGGGGGTGAAAGTGTGACATTCGTCAGTCTCGCAGCCCTACAGCCAGAGATACACCCGGTGCAGTTGACTGCAGATAATCCAGGTCCCGCCTATCAGGAGGATCAGTCCCGGCAGGGGAGTTACCCAGGTGTCGGCGGAAAGGAGCACCGTCCTACCCAGGGACACCAGGACGGAACCTATGCCGATGAAGACATACTCTTTGGCGCCCCGGGTGTAGGCGGATATAAAAAAACTGAGCATGGTGATCAGGACTATGCCTATCTCAACCGTTTTAAACATCGTTGCAAAGCCAAAAATGACCAGCATGCTGCTGTCCCAGCTCAGGCCGTCTATGGGCACCCCCAGGGCGATGGTCAGGGTGGCCACGGCAATGATAAAGACCACATTCCCCTGCTTCTGCTGATCCAAACCGGCGGCATACACACTGGCAACAAAAAGGGAAAAAAGCCCGTAATAGCGGCCAAAGATCAGCACCCTGGCACTTATCACCAGTACGACACTGGGAAGATCCTTCACTACCCTAAAGGGAACCATGATCCGCAGGGATTCAAAGGCAAGGGATACCACAAAAAGTGCAAAAAATAAAATCTCCGGGGACTGGGTTTTTTCAAAAAAGTAATAAATGAGGAACATGGTGATAAAAGCGTAGAGCACCGAACTGATAGTGGTGACAAAGGCTACATAGGCCGCAGGCTGAAAAAAGGGGGCAACCAGGGCCTGAAAAAATCCCGCCGCCCGCTGGGCATCCGCCCCCACCTGGGGATAAACGGAAAAAACTGAAAAAGACGCCACCAAAGTAAACGCCAGGGCTAAGAGGGAGACCCCTATACCGGTTTTAAATACGATGTTTCGGCTCGATAGCGTCATAGTAACAGCATAAAGCATAGCGGGGTTGCACTCAAGGGGGAAATACCCTTCCTTTATGGCCGCACCCAGACTCCTATCCACTTGAAAATCGGCCCCCTAACCGGGTATGCTGTCTTTCAAGGACTACACCATGAAATTTTCAGAGACCCTTATCCCCACCCTCCGGGAAGTTCCCGGGGATGCGGTGATCGTCAGTCACCGGCTGATGCTCCGGGCGGCCATGCTCCGCAAACTCTCCAACGGCCTCTTTGCCTACCTGCCCCTGGGGCTGCGCTCTTTCAGAAAGGTGGAGCGGATCATTCGGGAGGAGATGGATGCCATCGGCGCCCTGGAAATCAAGCCCACCGTGGTGGTTCCCGGCGAATTATGGAAGGAATCGGGGCGCTGGGACTCCATGGGGGAGGCGCTTTTGCGGGTAAAGAACCGGCTGGGGTCGGATTTTGTGGTGTCCCCCACTGCGGAGGAGGCCTTTACCGCCCTGGTCCGGGACGAGCTTTCCAGTTACCGCCAACTTCCCCTTTCCCTGTACCAGATCAACACCAAGTACCGGGACGAGGTCCGCCCCCGCTACGGGGTCATGCGGGGCCGGGAATTTACCATGAAGGACGCCTATTCCTTCCATACTAACGAAGAAAGTCTGGATGAGACCTATCAAAAAATGGGCCGGGCTTACCGGCGTATCTTCAAACGCTGCGGCCTCACGGTGATCCCTGTCCAGGCCGATTCGGGGGCCATGGGCGGCACGGGGTCGGAAGAATTTATGGTGGAAAGCGAAATCGGGGACAATACCCTGCTGCTCTGCAAAGCCGGCGATTACGCCGCCAATGTGGAGAAAGCCGGCTGTAAGCCCGACTACAGCGCCCCCGCTTCTCCGGAAGCCGCCAAGGCCGCCGCTGCTTCGATTCCGGCGCTGGAAAAAATCGACACCCCCCATGTCAGGACCATCGAGGAACTTTGCGCCTTCCTTAAAACCGATGCGAAAAAATTTATCAAAACCCTGATCTACAAAGCGGTCAACGTGGAACTGGACCTCAGCTCCGCCCCGGGCTGTTCCAAACTTCAGCGGCGCAAACCTGCCCCGGATGCGCCCGAGGTGTACCCCGAAGCCTTCTTTGCCGTGGCCATCCGGGGCGACCTGGATGTCAACGAAGTCAAACTTGCCGCGATTATCAAAGCCGCAGAAGTCATGCTTGCAGCGGACACGGATGTGGAGCGGATCACCGGCGCACCGGTGGGCTTTGCCGGGCCTGTGGGGCTCAGCACGGTCCCGGTGATCGCCGACGAAACCGTCACCGCCATGAACGATGCTGTGGCCGGGGCGCTTGCCAAGGACCTCCACTATACCCACGTTGCCTATGGTCGGGACTTTGGCCCCTGGCTGGTCACGGATCTACGTACCGTGGTCGCCGGGGACCGTTGCCCTGTCTGCGGGGGAGAACTCTACGAAAAGAAGGGAAACGAGCTGGGGCATATCTTCAAGCTGGGATACAAGTATACCACTTCCATGAAGGTCAGCTATCTAGACGAAAACGGCAAAAGCCACACCCCCACCATGGGGTGCTACGGCATAGGCCTGGATCGGACCCTGGCCTCGGCTATTGAGGAACACCACGACGATCAGGGCATACTCTGGCCCATAACCCTTGCGCCCTTCCATGTGATCATCATCCCCATCAAATACGACGGGGCGGTCAAGGCTGTTACGGATCAAATCGTTGCGGAGCTGGAACAGAAGGGCATAGAAATACTGCTGGATGACCGGAACGAACGACCCGGGGTCAAGTTCAACGATGCAGACCTCATCGGCATACCCTACCGGGTGGTGGTGGGGGATAAGAATCTTGCCGGGGACACCCCCAAGGTCGAGGTAAAAGCGCGGGCCGAAAAGGAAAACCGGCTGGTGGAAGTGAGCAAAGCTGCGGATGAGCTGGCGGCCCTGGTTTTCAGCGCATTGGCGGAACTTAACCGGTAGACGTTACTAGGTCCGGACGAACTGTGGGACATTAATCCTTCAGCAAGTAATTGTTTTCCTCATTTCCCTCTATCCACTCATAGAGGACATACCCGGTAAAATAGCCTGCTGTGGTATGAGGGTCCATCTTCACATACCCATCGGCTTCATCGTAGCTATCTGCCTCAAGGACCTGTATAGCTTTATGGGTATCCTTAAGGGGGCCGCACATAAAGAGGATGTTTTTCTTCCGCAGGGCTTTAAGGTGATCTATATGCCTAATCAAAGCATCCCTTGGCTGGGGCTTATCACTTATATCAAAGATAGCAACGAATTTAGACATACGCTATTCCCCTTAGGCCCCTTTTATTTAAAGCCCAAAATCCCCGCAACGGTACCGCCGATAATCTGCTCAAATTCCGTATCGTTACGGACAATCCGTTCTATCTTTTTATATTCCGCTTCATAGTCTGCAAAGGGACCATCGGTACCCCACATCATTTTTGAGGCAGATGTTTTTTCCAGAACCTTGCCTGTTTCAAACGGAGGCACCCGGGAAGTTTCAAGATACAAATTGTCGTTTTCATTAGCTAGTTCGCAGGCCAACTCCCATTCCCAAAAAAAGCCGCAGTGGGCCATAATCAGAGGAACCTGGGGGAAACGGCGGGCCATGCGGTCGAATTCCAGAGGACAGTTGTACAGATCCGAAGCTCCATGAACAATGATCACCGACTTATGGGCCTGGACGATCTCAAACAGGGAATCGCAAAGGGCGTGATCGCTCAAGCGGAAACCGCAGAGTGTGGGGTGCAGCTTTAGTCCCTTAAAGCCTGAACTCAGACAGCGCTCCAATTCATCCGTGGCTCGTTTCTTTTCCCACGGATTCACCGCACAGAAAGGAATCAACCGATCAGGAAATTCTGTCACATACCGGGGAATATCCTGATTGTTGAAGAATCCTTCGGTAAAGGGAAAAATAATCGTCTTATCAATCCCGATGGTATCCATGCGTTCTACTACTTGTTTTCCACTCCAGACTGCAGCGCCTTCTCCGGCATGGCTGTGTGCATCGATCTTTAGCATATCCGTTACTCCTTCTCCAAAATAATATCCTCTATGGTTTTGCGAAGCTGATCGAAAATAATTGGATTCGCTCCCAGGATTCCGACGGCTTTGGTATAATCCCAACTATCAGGCGCCAGAGCTTCAAGGCGGGCACCGGCTTCCCGCAGGATAATAGAAGCCCCTGCATAGTCCCATGGGCTCAGATGCAACTCGTAGAAAGCATCGTGGCGTCCGCAGGCGACATAACACAGATCCAGGGCGGCGCATCCCGCCCTGCGTAAATCACAGCAGCCAACGGTGAATACCCTACCCAGAATCTTCATAGCCAGTTCAGCACGGTCATGATAATAGGACGCCGTACCAAAACCAATCAGCGCTGTCTTATAGGGCCTGTTTGAGACCTTAATCGGATGGCCATTCAGAAAAGCGCCTTGTCCCAGAATGGCGGAAAAGAGTTCATCCACATAGGGGTTGTATACCACACCGAATATCCCTGTGGTCCCCCTGAGCAAAGCAACGGAAATGGCGGAATGCCGGTATCCATTAATAAAATTTTGAGTCCCGTCTATGGGATCGATGATCCAGGTATATTCACCCAGGGCAGGAACCGTTTCCTGTTCTTCCTCCAAAATAAACACCGCCCCGAAAATTAGTGGGCTGAGCTTTTCCACAAGCAGACGCTGTACCCTGATATCCACTTCTGTTGCATAATTTTCATGGCCCTCTTTTGTAAAAATCGTATAGTCATGGGCCCGGCATATTTCCCGGCCCGCTTCACGGACAATTTCCACAACCCTTTTTGCCAAGCCGCTAATATCCGGACCTTCCGAAATATCCGTCGTTCCCTGCATATAATGTCCTATTCCGCCACCAGATGGGGCTTTCCCGCGGTCCATGTCATAAAAACAGAACCCCTAAGGGCTTCTGTCCCTGTATCAAATGCATCAACGATCCATTCTTTATCGGCTTCATCCCGGAGGAAATACCGTACCTTTTCACCTAAGAACATAGAATGTTCTACATCACAGGGCAAACTCACTTCCCCCGGCACAGCCTGGGTGGAAAGCCGTATTGATTCAGGACGAATACTGAAGGTGATAGTTCCCGTTTCCGTAGAGTTCAGATCTCCTATCACTTTCTGGCCGCAGTAAGAAAAAGCGGCAGCGCCATTTACCGGTTCGTTTTGGCCGGAAATAAAATTGGTGGTGCCGATAAAATCCGCCACAAACTTGGTCCGGGGACTAAAATAAATTTCCCGGGGAGTTCCGTATTGCTGTACCGTGCCGTGGTTCAATACCAGAATCTTATCGGACATAGAAAGGGCTTCCTGCTGATCATGGGTAACATAAAGCATAGTTATTTTCATTTTCTGCTGAATCATCCGCAGCTCCACCCGCACAGACTCCCGCAGTTTGGCGTCTAGGTTAGAAAGGGGCTCATCCAGCAGGAGTAGTTCCGAATTATTCACCATGGCCCGGGCAATGGCCACCCGTTGCTGCTGCCCCCCGGACATCTGATTGGGGAACCGTTTTTCCAACCCGGTTAGATTAACCAGTTCCAGAACCGACCGCACCCGGGTGGCAATTTCGGTCTTAGGAACCTTCCGGTTCCTGAGACCATAGGCAATATTTTCGTGTACTGTCATATGGGGGAAAAGGGCATATTCCTGGAATACCATGGGTGTATTCCGTTTTTGCGGAGGCAGAGGGGCAATATCTTTTCCGTTGAGCAAAATAGCGCCGCTATCAAGATGATAAAACCCCGCTATCATACGCAGCAGTGTTGTTTTACCACACCCCGAAGGCCCCAAAAAGGTAATAAACTTGCCCCGTTCCAAATCAAGGTTGACATGGTTAATCACCGTATGATCATCAAAAATTTTTACAGCATCGCTGATTTTCAGTAAAATATCGGATTCGCCCATTTACTATATCTCCTCTTAGCCCACTTCTGTCTTTATTTGTTTTATAGATCAAAAATATTAATCTTATCTTTCAGCAAAAGCTTGGCTATCCCGAAGGTAATCAGAATAATCAACATCATCCCCAGAGCAGTAGCTGCCGCCCCACCGTAGCTGCCAAAATCCGCCAGATTCAATATACTATTGGATGCCAGATTCCACCGGGGGGATACCAGGAAAATAACTGTACTTAGAGTATTCATACATTTCATAAAGCTATAAACCAAACAAATAGAAAGAGGATTTTTCAACATAGGCATAACAATGGTAACAAAGGTATGCACACTGCCGCTGCCCAGATTAGCGGCTGCTTCCTCTATAGATTTATCGATCTGCTTGAACCCCGCCACAGCGTTTCGATACCCTACAGGAATTTGGCGAATAGTCATACCAATGACGATTATCGCTGCAGAACTGGTAAGCATCAGAGGCGGGGAATTGAAGGAAATCAACAGGGCAAGACCGATAAAGGTACCGGGCAAACAGGCCGGCAGCATGGCAAGAAAATCCGCCAAACCCCGCCCCGGGAAACGCTTACGGTTAACCAGGTAACCCAACATCACCCCAATGGATGCGGTCACCGCAGCTGCCACCAGAGAAAGATGCCAACTATTCCCCATGGTTTTCGAAGTAATTACATTGCTGTAAAAATGTTTCAATACAAAAGTATTATTTACTCCGAAGGTTTCGGTAAAGGAAAATCCAACCACACCACCAATCAGGAGCATAATCATCAAACTGATAACTGAACAAATAACGAACAATACCACTTTAACCGGCAGAGATACAACATCCCGCACCAATCTGCCGGAGGGTTTCCCCGTAACAGTCACATAGGACCGGCGGTCTAAAAAATATTTTTGCAAAATAAAAACCAAAAGTGACGGGGCTACCAGAAAAAGGCTCAAAGCCGCTGCCAATGGCATATCGTAATTACCGGTCACTGTAGTATAGGCCAGGGTCGCCAAGGTACCGTAATTACCCCCTACCAGCTTGGGATTGCCGAAATCCGCCAAGGCGTTGATAAATACCAGCAAAAAGGCGCTGGCTATCCCGGGAATAGCCAGGGGCAGGGTTACGGTTCGAAAAAGCCTCAGCCCCGATGCCCCCAAATTTTGAGCTGACAGCTCCACATTGGAGCTGATGGATTTCAGCACCCCGGAGATAGTTATATACGCCAAGGGGAAAAAAGCGATACTTTGAACAATCCACAATCCAAACCAACCATAGGGATCAAAATGTAGCCTGAAAATACGGTAGGTAATTACTCCGCGCCGTCCAAAAAGCAGCAAAAACGAAAGCCCGGTCATTACTGATGGCGCCATATTAGGGAGTAGCGCCAGGACACGAAAAAACTTTTTGCCGGGAATATTGGTATAGTTCATAGCATAGGCAAAAGAAAAGCCCATGACAATAGCGGTTACTGTTGCTAACAATGAAGAAGCCATGGTATGCCAAAAAGCCTGAAATACCTTATTGGAGGTGAACGCAGTTTTCCAATCCGCCAATGTGGGAAGAAAAATCAATTTGGAGAATGGATAGATGATAAAAACTAAAAAGGTAAGAAATACCAGCGAAATCAAAATCGTCAGGCCGGGATCCTTAAACATATCCGCCGCATCAATCAAAAACCCCTTTTTTTCTTTCGTCTTAGCTACATTTTTCATTTACAGCCCCGCAGTGTTTTTACCGAACCTCGTGTTACCGAAGGTCCGGTAAAAAATTTACTATTTACCTGTCTTTGAGTTGAAGGTAGCCAGGACATCAGCCTTATGTACAGCCCCTTCAACGGGATCATAATTCCGGTTAATAGGTATATCCTTTAGTCCTATACCACCGTCAGGAGGATTTGCATCCGTCCGTACTGCCAGTGTGGAAGCTACTTTTACCATGGCATCGATCGCTTCCTTGGTCAGACAGAAATCAATAAACTGCCGGGTAACAGGATCGTTTTCCGATCCGGCGACAACAGAAATGGGGATCATGCTCCATCCAGCCCCTTCGTAGGCAATACTTTTCAGGGGATACCCGGAGTTACGAACCAGGACCTGATCGGTAAGATAATTGATACAGATAAGGTATTCCCCTAAACCAGTTTTTTCAGCAGGGGTATAACCACTGGAGGTATACTGTCCAACCTGCTTATTTAATCCTTCAAGGAAAGCCCAGCCCCGGGTTTCTCCCATATAGGCAAGAACAGAATCGACAAAATTATACCCCGTACCGGATGATGTCGGATCAGGCATAATAATTTCACCCTTAAACAGGGGATTCAGGAGGTCTTCCAGCTTAGTGGGCTCTGGTATTCCCTTTCCGGCAAATTCCTCTTTCCAGCGTTCAGTGTTGAGCCCAATAGAAAGAACTTCCAAGTGTTGTGTTTTATATACCCCAGCAGAATCCCTGAATTCGGTGGGGATAAAATTTTCCTCGGGAGAAACATAGGAGGCCAGCAGATTCTTAGCCTTAAGGTTCTCATGGGCATCCACGGTCCCTCCCATGAACACACTCACCGTGGGTCTGTCCGCTTCCGCCACCAGTTTAGCGGTGGCCTCTCCGGTGGGCATACGCAGATAGGACACCTTAGCACCGGTCTTTGCCTCGAAAAGTTCCGCCAGGGTCTTAACCATACTCTCGTGATAGGCAACCAGGACATTCAAATTTTTTCCAGCGAGACTTCCATTAGCATTGCTTCCGGCTACGTTGCTGCCTTGGGTCTTACTGTTGCCGCATGAGGCCAGTACCAAAAAGGGAATAGTCAGTGATAAAACCAAAAACTTCTTCATTTTCACTCCTCCATACTAAAAATAACTTCCACCCGTATTCAGATACAGGTAAACGCCCCGTCAATTACAAAGTCTGACCCGGTGGTAAATGCGCTGGAATCTCCTGCAAGGTACACCGCAATGGCCTGCAACTCCTCAGGCCTCCCCAGCCGATGCAGGGGCGCCATGGCGTTCCATTTTTCAATCAGGGGTTTCAGGGTAGGCGAACTCAGGGTTAAATCCGTTCCTATATAGCCCGGACTGATGCAGTTGACCCGCACGTTTTTCAGCGCCCACTCCACGGCCAGGGATTTGGTCAGCTGTATAACCCCCGCCTTTGACGCATTGTAAGAACACTGGGGTTGGGGCACATTAACGATGTGGGCCGACATAGATGCGGTATTAATAATTGAGCCGCCCCCCTGTTTTATCATCACTTTTCCTGCTGCCTGGGCGGTAAGAAAAACCCCGGTAAGGTTGATATTGATAACCTTATTCCAATCTTCCAGGGTCATCTCCTCGGCAGGAATATTCATACAAATTCCCGCATTGCAAAAAGCCACATCAATCCTGCCGAAGCTCTTAAGGATGCTCTCGATCATAGAATCCACATCAGCTTTTTTGGTGACATCCGCCTTAAGGGCCAGGGTTTTCCTGCCCGTAAGCCTGGCAATTTCTTCCGCCGAAGCCTTTGCGGTCCCTTCGTCGGTATCGACCAGGGCCACATCCGCCCCTGCCTCTGCCAGAGCGATGGCGATGTTATAGCCAATCCCCCTAGCGCCGCCCGTTACAAAGGCTTTTTTATTATCAAGTCTTAGTTTTTCAATGATTCCCATTTTTTCCTCCGATATGTTTTATAGTTTGCTCAATTCTGCAAAATCACCTTTTAAGTTTCCGTATATGGACTTATAAACCATAAACAAGCGGTCGTAGATCTTCTGCGCCTCCCCATTGGGTCTCACAGGCTCGTCAAAAACCTGCCAGTTTTGGACATCCTCGTAGCTGAAACACCCGGTTCCCACTCCAGCAAGGATCACATCCCCCAGATTCGCCTCCACATCATCCTTGGGACAGAGAATCGAATGGCCCGTAACATCGGCGATGATCTGCCGCCACAAGGGAGACTTAGCGGCGCCCCCGGCTACCAGAATAGATTCGCCGATATCAGTGTTGGTACTTTCCATAGAATCCCGCAGGGAATAGGCCACCCCCTCAAGGAAGGCCCGGTAGATATGCCCCCTGGTGTGGGTCAGGCTTAGGCCAACCAGGGTTCCCCGGGCGTTGGTGTCCCAGATGGGGCTCCGCTCTCCCATAAAGTAGGGGAGCAGGATCAGGCCTTCACTGCCGGGGCCTATCCCGGTGGCTAATTTATCCAGGGCTCTATAGGCGTCGGGGCCGCCGTTCTGTTC from Treponema primitia ZAS-2 includes:
- a CDS encoding ABC transporter ATP-binding protein yields the protein MGESDILLKISDAVKIFDDHTVINHVNLDLERGKFITFLGPSGCGKTTLLRMIAGFYHLDSGAILLNGKDIAPLPPQKRNTPMVFQEYALFPHMTVHENIAYGLRNRKVPKTEIATRVRSVLELVNLTGLEKRFPNQMSGGQQQRVAIARAMVNNSELLLLDEPLSNLDAKLRESVRVELRMIQQKMKITMLYVTHDQQEALSMSDKILVLNHGTVQQYGTPREIYFSPRTKFVADFIGTTNFISGQNEPVNGAAAFSYCGQKVIGDLNSTETGTITFSIRPESIRLSTQAVPGEVSLPCDVEHSMFLGEKVRYFLRDEADKEWIVDAFDTGTEALRGSVFMTWTAGKPHLVAE
- a CDS encoding ABC transporter substrate-binding protein encodes the protein MKKFLVLSLTIPFLVLASCGNSKTQGSNVAGSNANGSLAGKNLNVLVAYHESMVKTLAELFEAKTGAKVSYLRMPTGEATAKLVAEADRPTVSVFMGGTVDAHENLKAKNLLASYVSPEENFIPTEFRDSAGVYKTQHLEVLSIGLNTERWKEEFAGKGIPEPTKLEDLLNPLFKGEIIMPDPTSSGTGYNFVDSVLAYMGETRGWAFLEGLNKQVGQYTSSGYTPAEKTGLGEYLICINYLTDQVLVRNSGYPLKSIAYEGAGWSMIPISVVAGSENDPVTRQFIDFCLTKEAIDAMVKVASTLAVRTDANPPDGGIGLKDIPINRNYDPVEGAVHKADVLATFNSKTGK
- a CDS encoding YciI family protein, with protein sequence MSKFVAIFDISDKPQPRDALIRHIDHLKALRKKNILFMCGPLKDTHKAIQVLEADSYDEADGYVKMDPHTTAGYFTGYVLYEWIEGNEENNYLLKD
- a CDS encoding SDR family oxidoreductase — protein: MGIIEKLRLDNKKAFVTGGARGIGYNIAIALAEAGADVALVDTDEGTAKASAEEIARLTGRKTLALKADVTKKADVDSMIESILKSFGRIDVAFCNAGICMNIPAEEMTLEDWNKVININLTGVFLTAQAAGKVMIKQGGGSIINTASMSAHIVNVPQPQCSYNASKAGVIQLTKSLAVEWALKNVRVNCISPGYIGTDLTLSSPTLKPLIEKWNAMAPLHRLGRPEELQAIAVYLAGDSSAFTTGSDFVIDGAFTCI
- a CDS encoding inositol monophosphatase family protein, whose amino-acid sequence is MQGTTDISEGPDISGLAKRVVEIVREAGREICRAHDYTIFTKEGHENYATEVDIRVQRLLVEKLSPLIFGAVFILEEEQETVPALGEYTWIIDPIDGTQNFINGYRHSAISVALLRGTTGIFGVVYNPYVDELFSAILGQGAFLNGHPIKVSNRPYKTALIGFGTASYYHDRAELAMKILGRVFTVGCCDLRRAGCAALDLCYVACGRHDAFYELHLSPWDYAGASIILREAGARLEALAPDSWDYTKAVGILGANPIIFDQLRKTIEDIILEKE
- a CDS encoding proline--tRNA ligase, which translates into the protein MKFSETLIPTLREVPGDAVIVSHRLMLRAAMLRKLSNGLFAYLPLGLRSFRKVERIIREEMDAIGALEIKPTVVVPGELWKESGRWDSMGEALLRVKNRLGSDFVVSPTAEEAFTALVRDELSSYRQLPLSLYQINTKYRDEVRPRYGVMRGREFTMKDAYSFHTNEESLDETYQKMGRAYRRIFKRCGLTVIPVQADSGAMGGTGSEEFMVESEIGDNTLLLCKAGDYAANVEKAGCKPDYSAPASPEAAKAAAASIPALEKIDTPHVRTIEELCAFLKTDAKKFIKTLIYKAVNVELDLSSAPGCSKLQRRKPAPDAPEVYPEAFFAVAIRGDLDVNEVKLAAIIKAAEVMLAADTDVERITGAPVGFAGPVGLSTVPVIADETVTAMNDAVAGALAKDLHYTHVAYGRDFGPWLVTDLRTVVAGDRCPVCGGELYEKKGNELGHIFKLGYKYTTSMKVSYLDENGKSHTPTMGCYGIGLDRTLASAIEEHHDDQGILWPITLAPFHVIIIPIKYDGAVKAVTDQIVAELEQKGIEILLDDRNERPGVKFNDADLIGIPYRVVVGDKNLAGDTPKVEVKARAEKENRLVEVSKAADELAALVFSALAELNR
- a CDS encoding ABC transporter permease: MKNVAKTKEKKGFLIDAADMFKDPGLTILISLVFLTFLVFIIYPFSKLIFLPTLADWKTAFTSNKVFQAFWHTMASSLLATVTAIVMGFSFAYAMNYTNIPGKKFFRVLALLPNMAPSVMTGLSFLLLFGRRGVITYRIFRLHFDPYGWFGLWIVQSIAFFPLAYITISGVLKSISSNVELSAQNLGASGLRLFRTVTLPLAIPGIASAFLLVFINALADFGNPKLVGGNYGTLATLAYTTVTGNYDMPLAAALSLFLVAPSLLVFILQKYFLDRRSYVTVTGKPSGRLVRDVVSLPVKVVLFVICSVISLMIMLLIGGVVGFSFTETFGVNNTFVLKHFYSNVITSKTMGNSWHLSLVAAAVTASIGVMLGYLVNRKRFPGRGLADFLAMLPACLPGTFIGLALLISFNSPPLMLTSSAAIIVIGMTIRQIPVGYRNAVAGFKQIDKSIEEAAANLGSGSVHTFVTIVMPMLKNPLSICLVYSFMKCMNTLSTVIFLVSPRWNLASNSILNLADFGSYGGAAATALGMMLIILITFGIAKLLLKDKINIFDL
- a CDS encoding amidohydrolase family protein, which produces MLKIDAHSHAGEGAAVWSGKQVVERMDTIGIDKTIIFPFTEGFFNNQDIPRYVTEFPDRLIPFCAVNPWEKKRATDELERCLSSGFKGLKLHPTLCGFRLSDHALCDSLFEIVQAHKSVIIVHGASDLYNCPLEFDRMARRFPQVPLIMAHCGFFWEWELACELANENDNLYLETSRVPPFETGKVLEKTSASKMMWGTDGPFADYEAEYKKIERIVRNDTEFEQIIGGTVAGILGFK